The following coding sequences lie in one Nycticebus coucang isolate mNycCou1 chromosome 18, mNycCou1.pri, whole genome shotgun sequence genomic window:
- the ZNF286A gene encoding zinc finger protein 286A isoform X2 — METNLAQVPEKRALSSQDSPLSPEESPGEGEAAALCLTARSQETVTFKDVAMDFTPEEWGKLDPIQRDVMLENYRNLVSLWLPVSKSENYSLENGKEPLKLERRAPKSICSDVEARPKSKDSASMQDFSKEESCQVAFIDRLTKKSVYDSNFETAVECENWLENQQGNQERHLREMLAHVNSLPEEGDHKHDVYWKNFSQKSVLVTDPRTPKGSCAFHSLEKRLKQKSNLIKMQRTCKEKKPHKCNDCGELFTYHSVLIRHQRVHTGEKPYTCDECGKSFSHRANLTKHQRTHTRILFECSECKKTFTESSSLAIHQRIHIGERPYECSECGKGFNRSTHLVQHQLIHTGVKPYECNECDKAFIHSSALIKHQRTHTGEKPYKCQECGKAFSHCSSLTKHQRIHTGEKPYECSECGKTFSQSTHLVQHQRIHTGEKPYKCNECGKTFSRSSNFAKHQRIHIGKKPYKCNECGKAFIHSSALIQHQRTHTGEKPFRCSECGKSFKCSSSLIRHQRIHAEEQP, encoded by the exons ATGGAGACGAATTTGGCCCAAGTGCCAGAGAAAAGAG CTCTGTCTTCCCAAgattctcccctttccccagagGAGAGCCCAggagagggagaagcagcagctctGTGCCTCACAGCCAGATCCCAG GAAACAGTGACATTTAAGGATGTGGCCATGGACTTTACACCAGAGGAGTGGGGGAAGCTGGATCCTATACAAAGggatgtgatgctggagaactATAGGAACCTGGTCTCGCTTT ggCTTCCAGTTTCAAAATCTGAGAATTACAGTTTGGAAAATGGAAAGGAACCATTGAAGCTTGAGAGAAGAGCCCCCAAAAGTATCTGTTCAG ACGTGGAGGCTAGACCCAAGAGCAAGGATTCAGCTTCAATGCAggatttttccaaagaagagtCATGCCAGGTTGCATTTATAGACAGACTGACAAAGAAGAGTGTCTATGACTCCAACTTTGAAACAgctgttgaatgtgaaaattggttAGAGAATCAGCAAGGAAATCAGGAAAGACATTTGAGGGAAATGCTTGCTCATGTGAATTCACTCCCTGAAGAAGGAGATCATAAGCATGATGTATACTGGAAGAACTTCAGTCAGAAATCTGTCCTTGTGACTGACCCCAGAACTCCCAAAGGATCCTGTGCCTTTCATTCACTTGAAAAAAGATTGAAACAGAAATCAAACTTAATAAAAATGCAGAGGACTTGTAAAGAGAAAAAGCCTCATAAATGTAATGATTGTGGTGAACTCTTCACCTACCATTCAGTGCTCATTCGACACCAGAGAgtccatactggagagaaaccatatacCTGTGATGAATGTGGAAAATCTTTTAGCCACAGAGCTAATTTAACTAAACATCAGAGAACTCATACTAGAATTCTCTTTGAGTGCAGTGAATGCAAGAAAACCTTCACAGAAAGCTCATCCCTTGCaatacatcagagaattcacattGGAGAGAGACCTTATGAATGCAGTGAGTGTGGGAAGGGTTTTAACCGAAGTACACATCTTGTGCAGCATCAGTTGATTCATACTGGAGTGAAGCCttatgaatgtaatgaatgtgatAAAGCTTTCATTCATTCCTCAGCACTCATTAAACATCAAAgaactcatactggagagaaaccttataaatgtcaagaatgtggaaaagcctttagccATTGCTCATCCCTAACTaagcatcagagaattcatactggagaaaagccATATGAATGTAGTGaatgtggaaaaactttcagtcaGAGTACACATCTTGTTcagcatcagagaattcatactggagaaaaaccctataagtgtaatgaatgtgggaaaaccTTTAGTCGGAGTTCAAATTTTGCTAAGCATCAAAGAATTCATATTGGAAAGAAGccctataaatgtaatgaatgtgggaaagccttcattcattcatcagctCTCATTCAACATCAGAgaactcatactggagagaagcccttTAGATGTAGTGAGTGTGGGAAAAGCTTTAAGTGCAGTTCATCCCTCAtcagacatcaaagaattcatgcTGAAGAGCAACCCTAA
- the ZNF286A gene encoding zinc finger protein 286A isoform X3 has translation MDFTPEEWGKLDPIQRDVMLENYRNLVSLWLPVSKSENYSLENGKEPLKLERRAPKSICSDVEARPKSKDSASMQDFSKEESCQVAFIDRLTKKSVYDSNFETAVECENWLENQQGNQERHLREMLAHVNSLPEEGDHKHDVYWKNFSQKSVLVTDPRTPKGSCAFHSLEKRLKQKSNLIKMQRTCKEKKPHKCNDCGELFTYHSVLIRHQRVHTGEKPYTCDECGKSFSHRANLTKHQRTHTRILFECSECKKTFTESSSLAIHQRIHIGERPYECSECGKGFNRSTHLVQHQLIHTGVKPYECNECDKAFIHSSALIKHQRTHTGEKPYKCQECGKAFSHCSSLTKHQRIHTGEKPYECSECGKTFSQSTHLVQHQRIHTGEKPYKCNECGKTFSRSSNFAKHQRIHIGKKPYKCNECGKAFIHSSALIQHQRTHTGEKPFRCSECGKSFKCSSSLIRHQRIHAEEQP, from the exons ATGGACTTTACACCAGAGGAGTGGGGGAAGCTGGATCCTATACAAAGggatgtgatgctggagaactATAGGAACCTGGTCTCGCTTT ggCTTCCAGTTTCAAAATCTGAGAATTACAGTTTGGAAAATGGAAAGGAACCATTGAAGCTTGAGAGAAGAGCCCCCAAAAGTATCTGTTCAG ACGTGGAGGCTAGACCCAAGAGCAAGGATTCAGCTTCAATGCAggatttttccaaagaagagtCATGCCAGGTTGCATTTATAGACAGACTGACAAAGAAGAGTGTCTATGACTCCAACTTTGAAACAgctgttgaatgtgaaaattggttAGAGAATCAGCAAGGAAATCAGGAAAGACATTTGAGGGAAATGCTTGCTCATGTGAATTCACTCCCTGAAGAAGGAGATCATAAGCATGATGTATACTGGAAGAACTTCAGTCAGAAATCTGTCCTTGTGACTGACCCCAGAACTCCCAAAGGATCCTGTGCCTTTCATTCACTTGAAAAAAGATTGAAACAGAAATCAAACTTAATAAAAATGCAGAGGACTTGTAAAGAGAAAAAGCCTCATAAATGTAATGATTGTGGTGAACTCTTCACCTACCATTCAGTGCTCATTCGACACCAGAGAgtccatactggagagaaaccatatacCTGTGATGAATGTGGAAAATCTTTTAGCCACAGAGCTAATTTAACTAAACATCAGAGAACTCATACTAGAATTCTCTTTGAGTGCAGTGAATGCAAGAAAACCTTCACAGAAAGCTCATCCCTTGCaatacatcagagaattcacattGGAGAGAGACCTTATGAATGCAGTGAGTGTGGGAAGGGTTTTAACCGAAGTACACATCTTGTGCAGCATCAGTTGATTCATACTGGAGTGAAGCCttatgaatgtaatgaatgtgatAAAGCTTTCATTCATTCCTCAGCACTCATTAAACATCAAAgaactcatactggagagaaaccttataaatgtcaagaatgtggaaaagcctttagccATTGCTCATCCCTAACTaagcatcagagaattcatactggagaaaagccATATGAATGTAGTGaatgtggaaaaactttcagtcaGAGTACACATCTTGTTcagcatcagagaattcatactggagaaaaaccctataagtgtaatgaatgtgggaaaaccTTTAGTCGGAGTTCAAATTTTGCTAAGCATCAAAGAATTCATATTGGAAAGAAGccctataaatgtaatgaatgtgggaaagccttcattcattcatcagctCTCATTCAACATCAGAgaactcatactggagagaagcccttTAGATGTAGTGAGTGTGGGAAAAGCTTTAAGTGCAGTTCATCCCTCAtcagacatcaaagaattcatgcTGAAGAGCAACCCTAA
- the ZNF286A gene encoding zinc finger protein 286A isoform X1, protein MRDSEPAQEVSSLCQAGMVGSSARRAPRRARPDRDLPAELPGDFLLVCPERSNWGEEQDLQDKEEVVIMETNLAQVPEKRALSSQDSPLSPEESPGEGEAAALCLTARSQETVTFKDVAMDFTPEEWGKLDPIQRDVMLENYRNLVSLWLPVSKSENYSLENGKEPLKLERRAPKSICSDVEARPKSKDSASMQDFSKEESCQVAFIDRLTKKSVYDSNFETAVECENWLENQQGNQERHLREMLAHVNSLPEEGDHKHDVYWKNFSQKSVLVTDPRTPKGSCAFHSLEKRLKQKSNLIKMQRTCKEKKPHKCNDCGELFTYHSVLIRHQRVHTGEKPYTCDECGKSFSHRANLTKHQRTHTRILFECSECKKTFTESSSLAIHQRIHIGERPYECSECGKGFNRSTHLVQHQLIHTGVKPYECNECDKAFIHSSALIKHQRTHTGEKPYKCQECGKAFSHCSSLTKHQRIHTGEKPYECSECGKTFSQSTHLVQHQRIHTGEKPYKCNECGKTFSRSSNFAKHQRIHIGKKPYKCNECGKAFIHSSALIQHQRTHTGEKPFRCSECGKSFKCSSSLIRHQRIHAEEQP, encoded by the exons ATGCGCGACTCCGAGCCGGCCCAAGAAGTTAGCAGCCTTTGTCAGGCTGGGATGGTAG GCTCCAGCGCCAGGCGGGCTCCACGGAGAGCAAGACCTGACCGAGACTTACCGGCAGAGCTCCCAGGGGACTTCTTACTAGTCTGCCCAGAGAGGTCGAACTGGGGTGAAGAGCAAGATCTTCAGGACAAGGAGGAGGTAGTGATCATGGAGACGAATTTGGCCCAAGTGCCAGAGAAAAGAG CTCTGTCTTCCCAAgattctcccctttccccagagGAGAGCCCAggagagggagaagcagcagctctGTGCCTCACAGCCAGATCCCAG GAAACAGTGACATTTAAGGATGTGGCCATGGACTTTACACCAGAGGAGTGGGGGAAGCTGGATCCTATACAAAGggatgtgatgctggagaactATAGGAACCTGGTCTCGCTTT ggCTTCCAGTTTCAAAATCTGAGAATTACAGTTTGGAAAATGGAAAGGAACCATTGAAGCTTGAGAGAAGAGCCCCCAAAAGTATCTGTTCAG ACGTGGAGGCTAGACCCAAGAGCAAGGATTCAGCTTCAATGCAggatttttccaaagaagagtCATGCCAGGTTGCATTTATAGACAGACTGACAAAGAAGAGTGTCTATGACTCCAACTTTGAAACAgctgttgaatgtgaaaattggttAGAGAATCAGCAAGGAAATCAGGAAAGACATTTGAGGGAAATGCTTGCTCATGTGAATTCACTCCCTGAAGAAGGAGATCATAAGCATGATGTATACTGGAAGAACTTCAGTCAGAAATCTGTCCTTGTGACTGACCCCAGAACTCCCAAAGGATCCTGTGCCTTTCATTCACTTGAAAAAAGATTGAAACAGAAATCAAACTTAATAAAAATGCAGAGGACTTGTAAAGAGAAAAAGCCTCATAAATGTAATGATTGTGGTGAACTCTTCACCTACCATTCAGTGCTCATTCGACACCAGAGAgtccatactggagagaaaccatatacCTGTGATGAATGTGGAAAATCTTTTAGCCACAGAGCTAATTTAACTAAACATCAGAGAACTCATACTAGAATTCTCTTTGAGTGCAGTGAATGCAAGAAAACCTTCACAGAAAGCTCATCCCTTGCaatacatcagagaattcacattGGAGAGAGACCTTATGAATGCAGTGAGTGTGGGAAGGGTTTTAACCGAAGTACACATCTTGTGCAGCATCAGTTGATTCATACTGGAGTGAAGCCttatgaatgtaatgaatgtgatAAAGCTTTCATTCATTCCTCAGCACTCATTAAACATCAAAgaactcatactggagagaaaccttataaatgtcaagaatgtggaaaagcctttagccATTGCTCATCCCTAACTaagcatcagagaattcatactggagaaaagccATATGAATGTAGTGaatgtggaaaaactttcagtcaGAGTACACATCTTGTTcagcatcagagaattcatactggagaaaaaccctataagtgtaatgaatgtgggaaaaccTTTAGTCGGAGTTCAAATTTTGCTAAGCATCAAAGAATTCATATTGGAAAGAAGccctataaatgtaatgaatgtgggaaagccttcattcattcatcagctCTCATTCAACATCAGAgaactcatactggagagaagcccttTAGATGTAGTGAGTGTGGGAAAAGCTTTAAGTGCAGTTCATCCCTCAtcagacatcaaagaattcatgcTGAAGAGCAACCCTAA
- the ZNF286A gene encoding zinc finger protein 286A isoform X4, giving the protein MRDSEPAQEVSSLCQAGMVGDSVFPRFSPFPRGEPRRGRSSSSVPHSQIPGLPVSKSENYSLENGKEPLKLERRAPKSICSDVEARPKSKDSASMQDFSKEESCQVAFIDRLTKKSVYDSNFETAVECENWLENQQGNQERHLREMLAHVNSLPEEGDHKHDVYWKNFSQKSVLVTDPRTPKGSCAFHSLEKRLKQKSNLIKMQRTCKEKKPHKCNDCGELFTYHSVLIRHQRVHTGEKPYTCDECGKSFSHRANLTKHQRTHTRILFECSECKKTFTESSSLAIHQRIHIGERPYECSECGKGFNRSTHLVQHQLIHTGVKPYECNECDKAFIHSSALIKHQRTHTGEKPYKCQECGKAFSHCSSLTKHQRIHTGEKPYECSECGKTFSQSTHLVQHQRIHTGEKPYKCNECGKTFSRSSNFAKHQRIHIGKKPYKCNECGKAFIHSSALIQHQRTHTGEKPFRCSECGKSFKCSSSLIRHQRIHAEEQP; this is encoded by the exons ATGCGCGACTCCGAGCCGGCCCAAGAAGTTAGCAGCCTTTGTCAGGCTGGGATGGTAGGTGA CTCTGTCTTCCCAAgattctcccctttccccagagGAGAGCCCAggagagggagaagcagcagctctGTGCCTCACAGCCAGATCCCAG ggCTTCCAGTTTCAAAATCTGAGAATTACAGTTTGGAAAATGGAAAGGAACCATTGAAGCTTGAGAGAAGAGCCCCCAAAAGTATCTGTTCAG ACGTGGAGGCTAGACCCAAGAGCAAGGATTCAGCTTCAATGCAggatttttccaaagaagagtCATGCCAGGTTGCATTTATAGACAGACTGACAAAGAAGAGTGTCTATGACTCCAACTTTGAAACAgctgttgaatgtgaaaattggttAGAGAATCAGCAAGGAAATCAGGAAAGACATTTGAGGGAAATGCTTGCTCATGTGAATTCACTCCCTGAAGAAGGAGATCATAAGCATGATGTATACTGGAAGAACTTCAGTCAGAAATCTGTCCTTGTGACTGACCCCAGAACTCCCAAAGGATCCTGTGCCTTTCATTCACTTGAAAAAAGATTGAAACAGAAATCAAACTTAATAAAAATGCAGAGGACTTGTAAAGAGAAAAAGCCTCATAAATGTAATGATTGTGGTGAACTCTTCACCTACCATTCAGTGCTCATTCGACACCAGAGAgtccatactggagagaaaccatatacCTGTGATGAATGTGGAAAATCTTTTAGCCACAGAGCTAATTTAACTAAACATCAGAGAACTCATACTAGAATTCTCTTTGAGTGCAGTGAATGCAAGAAAACCTTCACAGAAAGCTCATCCCTTGCaatacatcagagaattcacattGGAGAGAGACCTTATGAATGCAGTGAGTGTGGGAAGGGTTTTAACCGAAGTACACATCTTGTGCAGCATCAGTTGATTCATACTGGAGTGAAGCCttatgaatgtaatgaatgtgatAAAGCTTTCATTCATTCCTCAGCACTCATTAAACATCAAAgaactcatactggagagaaaccttataaatgtcaagaatgtggaaaagcctttagccATTGCTCATCCCTAACTaagcatcagagaattcatactggagaaaagccATATGAATGTAGTGaatgtggaaaaactttcagtcaGAGTACACATCTTGTTcagcatcagagaattcatactggagaaaaaccctataagtgtaatgaatgtgggaaaaccTTTAGTCGGAGTTCAAATTTTGCTAAGCATCAAAGAATTCATATTGGAAAGAAGccctataaatgtaatgaatgtgggaaagccttcattcattcatcagctCTCATTCAACATCAGAgaactcatactggagagaagcccttTAGATGTAGTGAGTGTGGGAAAAGCTTTAAGTGCAGTTCATCCCTCAtcagacatcaaagaattcatgcTGAAGAGCAACCCTAA